A stretch of DNA from Hippopotamus amphibius kiboko isolate mHipAmp2 chromosome 5, mHipAmp2.hap2, whole genome shotgun sequence:
CCGGTCACCAGCAGGAGGTTGCAGGCCATGAACTGCACGCTCAGCACGCTGCTCATCCGGCCAGTGTAGACGCCCACGAGCTCGCTGGAGGAGCCGTCGGTGGGCGCGCTGCAGTGCGCGCTCCTGATGTCCCAGACGCGCACCGAGTTGTCCATGGACGCCGACGCGATCAGGCTGCTGTCCGGGCTGAAGGTGAGGCTGGTGATGTTATCCGTGTGGCCCCGCAGCTCTTTGTACAGGGTCCCGGACGCCAGGTCCCACAGCTTCAGCCGCTGGTCCTCACCTGCTGACGCCAAGTACTTACCATTGGGGGAAAAGGCCAGAGAGAGCACGGGGCCGCGGTGGCCCGTGAAGAGCCTCACCGAGTTTCCCTGCTGGGTGCTCCACAGCCGGACCGTCTTGTCGGTCGAGCCCGTGGCTAAGTAGTTTGAATTAGGGTGGAACTTGACGCAGTCCACGTCCGCCAGGTGCCCAGCGTAGATCCGCAGTGGGTACGTCCGATCAAACGACCACAGCCTGGCCGTGCGGTCGTGGGACCCACTGGCGAAGTACAGGCTGTGCGGGCTGATGTCCAGGTCCCACACGGGGTAGGCGTGGCCCTGGTACAGCACAGTGTTGGTGAAGCTGCCGAGGTCCCAGTACCTGATGGACATGTCCTCAGAGCAGGAGAGCAGCCCTGAGCTGTCCGCGAGGAACCTGGTGCTGTACACTGGCCCGCAGTGTCCCCGCAGGACCTTCATCTCCGTTCCCGCGTTATCGTCCTCGtcgtcctgggggtgggggtgggggtgagggcggcGGGGGGACACACACAAGAAAAGAGTGTTTAGTGGTCTGCCATGGAAAACAAACGTCTAGAAACAAACAGACCTGCTTGGGAAACAGCATCTACTCAGTAAATGACTCTGCCCTACAGGGTGACCCCAGGAGAACAACTCGTAATTGCATAACTGAATAAAAAGTTTCCCACAACTTACAAATTGCCGTCTTTAAATTCACCTCGCAGCTCAGCCTGTGGCAAGGCTATTAGTGCCCAGCAATGACTGTGGACATTACTCTTAGATTGAGGAGAACAGGTTTCAAAAGCTGATCACGCAAAAAGATTTACTTTTGGATTTATGTTCTTAGATTCTTTTATTCTATGGGTATGTCTTCACCTGTCAGTCTTAGCTGCTTTGTAGGTCACACTGCTCCCTGTTTCTAGTCCATTAAGAAAAATTCCGACACGTTTGTCGCTCTCACAACTGGGGTCAATG
This window harbors:
- the TAF5L gene encoding TAF5-like RNA polymerase II p300/CBP-associated factor-associated factor 65 kDa subunit 5L isoform X3; this encodes MPLLYPLFVYLHLNLVQNSPKSTVESFYSRFHGMFLQNASQKDVIEQLQTTQTIQDILSNFRLRAFLDNKYVVRLQEDSYNYLLRYLQSDNNTALCRVLTWHIHLDVQPAKRTDYQLYASGGSSRGEGGGLEPADMPAPILQNEAALEVLQESIKRVKDGPPSLTTICFYAFYNTEQLLNTAEVSPDSKLLAAGFDNSCIKLWSLRSKKLKSEPHQVDVSRIHLACDILEEEDDEDDNAGTEMKVLRGHCGPVYSTRFLADSSGLLSCSEDMSIRYWDLGSFTNTVLYQGHAYPVWDLDISPHSLYFASGSHDRTARLWSFDRTYPLRIYAGHLADVDCVKFHPNSNYLATGSTDKTVRLWSTQQGNSVRLFTGHRGPVLSLAFSPNGKYLASAGEDQRLKLWDLASGTLYKELRGHTDNITSLTFSPDSSLIASASMDNSVRVWDIRSAHCSAPTDGSSSELVGVYTGRMSSVLSVQFMACNLLLVTGITQENQEH